A window from Oreochromis aureus strain Israel breed Guangdong linkage group 16, ZZ_aureus, whole genome shotgun sequence encodes these proteins:
- the ddx3xa gene encoding DEAD-box helicase 3 X-linked a isoform X8, giving the protein MSHVVVDNPHGLDQQLAALDLNSADGQGGGTGRRYIPPHLRNKDAPKNAGNSYSAGRQCGYSVAPINFYSPGWDSGRTNGFVNGYHDNRTNGGFGGRGPPRNDRGGRGAYRGNRGGGSFNQPLQNAGFGNYENKEGGWGGPPRDAAYNSFGGRSDRSKSAFFNDRGAGSRGRYERGGFAGGGSSRWAEESRDDDWSKPTAPNERLEHELFSGSNTGINFEKYDDIPVEATGSSCPPHIESFHDVDMGEIIMGNINLSRYTRPTPVQKYAIPIIKSKRDLMACAQTGSGKTAAFLLPVLSQIYTEGPGDALQAAKNSGQENGRYGRRKQYPISLVLAPTRELALQIYDEARKFAYRSRVRPCVVYGGADIGQQIRDLERGCHLLVATPGRLVDMMERGKIGLDYCHYLVVDEADRMLDMGFEPQIRRIVEQDTMPPKGIRRTMMFSATFPKEIQILARDFLEDYIFLAVGRVGSTSENITQKVVWVEETDKRSFLLDLLNATGKDSLTLVFVETKKGADALEDFLYREGYACTSIHGDRSQRDREEALHQFRSGRCPILVATAVAARGLDISNVKHVINFDLPSDIEEYVHRIGRTGRVGNLGLATSFFNDKNSNITKDLLDILVEAKQEVPSWLESLAYEHQHKSNNRGRSKRFSGGFGARDYRQTSGSGSFSNNRSGRSAGGHGGNRGFGGGGFGGNFYGSDSYGGNYSHSGSVDWWGN; this is encoded by the exons ATGAGTCATGTGGTCGTTGATAATCCACACGGTCTAGATCAGCAG CTTGCTGCCCTAGACTTGAACTCGGCTGACGGACAAGGTGGAGGAACTGGCA GACGTTACATTCCACCTCACTTGAGGAACAAAGATGCTCCCAAAAACG CAGGAAATTCTTATTCCGCTGGTAGACAGTGCGGTTATTCAGTGGCACCAATAAATTTCT ATTCACCTGGATGGGATTCCGGACGCACCAATGGCTTTGTGAATGGTTACCATGACAACCGCACAAACGGGGGCTTTGGAGGGCGTGGACCCCCTCGCAATGATAGAGGTGGGCGTGGTGCCTACCGTGGTAACAGGGGTGGAGGTTCGTTTAATCAGCCATTGCAAAATGCAG GGTTTGGCAATTACGAAAACAAAGAAGGTGGCTGGGGAGGACCTCCCAGGGATGCGGCCTACAACAGCTTTGGGGGACGTTCTGATAGGTCCAAGTCTGCCTTCTTCAACGACCGTGGGGCAGGCTCAAGAGGAAG atACGAGCGTGGAGGTTTTGCTGGTGGAGGAAGTAGCCGCTGGGCAGAGGAGTCCAGAGATGATGACTGGTCCAAGCCCACTGCTCCCAATGAGCGTCTGGAACA TGAGCTTTTCTCTGGAAGCAACACCGGCATAAACTTTGAGAAATATGATGATATTCCCGTGGAAGCTACTGGAAGCAGTTGCCCACCCCACATTGAAAGC TTCCATGATGTGGACATGGGCGAGATTATCATGGGGAACATTAACCTTAGTCGCTACACTCGCCCCACCCCTGTCCAGAAGTATGCTATCCCAATCATCAAGTCCAAGAGAGACCTGATGGCCTGCGCCCAGACTG GCTCTGGTAAGACTGCTGCTTTCTTACTGCCAGTGTTGAGTCAGATCTACACGGAAGGGCCAGGAGACGCTCTGCAGGCTGCCAAGAACAGTGGACAG GAGAATGGAAGGTACGGACGCCGTAAACAGTACCCAATCTCCCTTGTCCTGGCTCCCACCAGAGAACTTGCATTGCAGATCTATGATGAGGCGAGAAAG TTTGCCTACCGCTCAAGGGTGCGTCCCTGCGTTGTGTACGGTGGTGCAGATATTGGCCAGCAGATCAGGGACTTGGAGAGAGGCTGTCACCTGCTGGTGGCCACACCTGGACGTCTGGTCGACATGATGGAGAGGGGCAAGATCGGGCTGGATTATTGCCA CTACTTGGTTGTGGATGAGGCTGATCGCATGTTGGACATGGGTTTTGAGCCACAGATCAGACGCATTGTGGAACAAGACACAATGCCACCAAAAGGCATCCGCCGGACTATGATGTTCAGTGCTACCTTTCCCAAAGAGATCCAG ATCCTGGCTCGTGACTTCCTGGAGGACTACATTTTCCTTGCCGTGGGGCGTGTTGGTTCCACTTCAGAAAACATTACCCAGAAGGTGGTCTGGGTAGAGGAGACAGACAAGAGGTCCTTCCTCCTTGATTTGCTCAATGCCACCG GTAAAGACTCCCTGACTCTGGTGTTTGTGGAAACGAAGAAAGGAGCCGATGCACTGGAGGACTTCCTTTACCGAGAGGGTTATGCATGCACCAGCATCCATGGAGATCGATcccagagagacagagaggaggcTCTGCATCAGTTCCGGTCTGGACGCTGCCCCATCCTGGTGGCTacagct GTGGCTGCTAGAGGTCTGGACATCAGCAATGTGAAGCACGTTATCAACTTTGATTTGCCCAGTGACATTGAAGAATACGTTCACCGTATTGGCCGTACGGGACGTGTGGGCAACCTCG GTCTGGCCACGTCGTTCTTTAACGacaaaaacagcaacataaCCAAAGATTTGCTGGACATTCTGGTTGAGGCCAAGCAGGAGGTTCCCTCCTGGCTTGAGAGCCTGGCCTATGAGCACCAGCACAAGAGCAACAATAGAGGTCGCTCTAAGAG GTTCTCTGGTGGTTTCGGAGCTAGAGATTACCGTCAGACGTCTGGCTCTGGAAGTTTCAGTAACAACCGTTCAGGGCGCAGCGCTGGAGGCCATGGAGGAAACCGTGGCTTCGGTGGAG GTGGATTTGGTGGCAACTTCTACGGCAGCGACAGCTACGGAGGAAATTACAGCCACTCGGGTAGCGTGGATTGGTGGGGAAACTAG
- the ddx3xa gene encoding DEAD-box helicase 3 X-linked a isoform X11: MSHVVVDNPHGLDQQLAALDLNSADGQGGGTGRRYIPPHLRNKDAPKNDSPGWDSGRTNGFVNGYHDNRTNGGFGGRGPPRNDRGGRGAYRGNRGGGSFNQPLQNAGFGNYENKEGGWGGPPRDAAYNSFGGRSDRSKSAFFNDRGAGSRGRYERGGFAGGGSSRWAEESRDDDWSKPTAPNERLEHELFSGSNTGINFEKYDDIPVEATGSSCPPHIESFHDVDMGEIIMGNINLSRYTRPTPVQKYAIPIIKSKRDLMACAQTGSGKTAAFLLPVLSQIYTEGPGDALQAAKNSGQENGRYGRRKQYPISLVLAPTRELALQIYDEARKFAYRSRVRPCVVYGGADIGQQIRDLERGCHLLVATPGRLVDMMERGKIGLDYCHYLVVDEADRMLDMGFEPQIRRIVEQDTMPPKGIRRTMMFSATFPKEIQILARDFLEDYIFLAVGRVGSTSENITQKVVWVEETDKRSFLLDLLNATGKDSLTLVFVETKKGADALEDFLYREGYACTSIHGDRSQRDREEALHQFRSGRCPILVATAVAARGLDISNVKHVINFDLPSDIEEYVHRIGRTGRVGNLGLATSFFNDKNSNITKDLLDILVEAKQEVPSWLESLAYEHQHKSNNRGRSKRFSGGFGARDYRQTSGSGSFSNNRSGRSAGGHGGNRGFGGGGFGGNFYGSDSYGGNYSHSGSVDWWGN, from the exons ATGAGTCATGTGGTCGTTGATAATCCACACGGTCTAGATCAGCAG CTTGCTGCCCTAGACTTGAACTCGGCTGACGGACAAGGTGGAGGAACTGGCA GACGTTACATTCCACCTCACTTGAGGAACAAAGATGCTCCCAAAAACG ATTCACCTGGATGGGATTCCGGACGCACCAATGGCTTTGTGAATGGTTACCATGACAACCGCACAAACGGGGGCTTTGGAGGGCGTGGACCCCCTCGCAATGATAGAGGTGGGCGTGGTGCCTACCGTGGTAACAGGGGTGGAGGTTCGTTTAATCAGCCATTGCAAAATGCAG GGTTTGGCAATTACGAAAACAAAGAAGGTGGCTGGGGAGGACCTCCCAGGGATGCGGCCTACAACAGCTTTGGGGGACGTTCTGATAGGTCCAAGTCTGCCTTCTTCAACGACCGTGGGGCAGGCTCAAGAGGAAG atACGAGCGTGGAGGTTTTGCTGGTGGAGGAAGTAGCCGCTGGGCAGAGGAGTCCAGAGATGATGACTGGTCCAAGCCCACTGCTCCCAATGAGCGTCTGGAACA TGAGCTTTTCTCTGGAAGCAACACCGGCATAAACTTTGAGAAATATGATGATATTCCCGTGGAAGCTACTGGAAGCAGTTGCCCACCCCACATTGAAAGC TTCCATGATGTGGACATGGGCGAGATTATCATGGGGAACATTAACCTTAGTCGCTACACTCGCCCCACCCCTGTCCAGAAGTATGCTATCCCAATCATCAAGTCCAAGAGAGACCTGATGGCCTGCGCCCAGACTG GCTCTGGTAAGACTGCTGCTTTCTTACTGCCAGTGTTGAGTCAGATCTACACGGAAGGGCCAGGAGACGCTCTGCAGGCTGCCAAGAACAGTGGACAG GAGAATGGAAGGTACGGACGCCGTAAACAGTACCCAATCTCCCTTGTCCTGGCTCCCACCAGAGAACTTGCATTGCAGATCTATGATGAGGCGAGAAAG TTTGCCTACCGCTCAAGGGTGCGTCCCTGCGTTGTGTACGGTGGTGCAGATATTGGCCAGCAGATCAGGGACTTGGAGAGAGGCTGTCACCTGCTGGTGGCCACACCTGGACGTCTGGTCGACATGATGGAGAGGGGCAAGATCGGGCTGGATTATTGCCA CTACTTGGTTGTGGATGAGGCTGATCGCATGTTGGACATGGGTTTTGAGCCACAGATCAGACGCATTGTGGAACAAGACACAATGCCACCAAAAGGCATCCGCCGGACTATGATGTTCAGTGCTACCTTTCCCAAAGAGATCCAG ATCCTGGCTCGTGACTTCCTGGAGGACTACATTTTCCTTGCCGTGGGGCGTGTTGGTTCCACTTCAGAAAACATTACCCAGAAGGTGGTCTGGGTAGAGGAGACAGACAAGAGGTCCTTCCTCCTTGATTTGCTCAATGCCACCG GTAAAGACTCCCTGACTCTGGTGTTTGTGGAAACGAAGAAAGGAGCCGATGCACTGGAGGACTTCCTTTACCGAGAGGGTTATGCATGCACCAGCATCCATGGAGATCGATcccagagagacagagaggaggcTCTGCATCAGTTCCGGTCTGGACGCTGCCCCATCCTGGTGGCTacagct GTGGCTGCTAGAGGTCTGGACATCAGCAATGTGAAGCACGTTATCAACTTTGATTTGCCCAGTGACATTGAAGAATACGTTCACCGTATTGGCCGTACGGGACGTGTGGGCAACCTCG GTCTGGCCACGTCGTTCTTTAACGacaaaaacagcaacataaCCAAAGATTTGCTGGACATTCTGGTTGAGGCCAAGCAGGAGGTTCCCTCCTGGCTTGAGAGCCTGGCCTATGAGCACCAGCACAAGAGCAACAATAGAGGTCGCTCTAAGAG GTTCTCTGGTGGTTTCGGAGCTAGAGATTACCGTCAGACGTCTGGCTCTGGAAGTTTCAGTAACAACCGTTCAGGGCGCAGCGCTGGAGGCCATGGAGGAAACCGTGGCTTCGGTGGAG GTGGATTTGGTGGCAACTTCTACGGCAGCGACAGCTACGGAGGAAATTACAGCCACTCGGGTAGCGTGGATTGGTGGGGAAACTAG
- the ddx3xa gene encoding DEAD-box helicase 3 X-linked a isoform X3, whose amino-acid sequence MSHVVVDNPHGLDQQLAALDLNSADGQGGGTGRRYIPPHLRNKDAPKNAGNSYSAGRQCGYSVAPINFFSSKPCPQPWQAECQQRHRNNYTSGWDDCQTGYPRLASQELAFYHAYSGDWRNQCDSPGWDSGRTNGFVNGYHDNRTNGGFGGRGPPRNDRGGRGAYRGNRGGGFGNYENKEGGWGGPPRDAAYNSFGGRSDRSKSAFFNDRGAGSRGRYERGGFAGGGSSRWAEESRDDDWSKPTAPNERLEHELFSGSNTGINFEKYDDIPVEATGSSCPPHIESFHDVDMGEIIMGNINLSRYTRPTPVQKYAIPIIKSKRDLMACAQTGSGKTAAFLLPVLSQIYTEGPGDALQAAKNSGQENGRYGRRKQYPISLVLAPTRELALQIYDEARKFAYRSRVRPCVVYGGADIGQQIRDLERGCHLLVATPGRLVDMMERGKIGLDYCHYLVVDEADRMLDMGFEPQIRRIVEQDTMPPKGIRRTMMFSATFPKEIQILARDFLEDYIFLAVGRVGSTSENITQKVVWVEETDKRSFLLDLLNATVIPSEVQENVTEAPEKTGKDSLTLVFVETKKGADALEDFLYREGYACTSIHGDRSQRDREEALHQFRSGRCPILVATAVAARGLDISNVKHVINFDLPSDIEEYVHRIGRTGRVGNLGLATSFFNDKNSNITKDLLDILVEAKQEVPSWLESLAYEHQHKSNNRGRSKRFSGGFGARDYRQTSGSGSFSNNRSGRSAGGHGGNRGFGGGGFGGNFYGSDSYGGNYSHSGSVDWWGN is encoded by the exons ATGAGTCATGTGGTCGTTGATAATCCACACGGTCTAGATCAGCAG CTTGCTGCCCTAGACTTGAACTCGGCTGACGGACAAGGTGGAGGAACTGGCA GACGTTACATTCCACCTCACTTGAGGAACAAAGATGCTCCCAAAAACG CAGGAAATTCTTATTCCGCTGGTAGACAGTGCGGTTATTCAGTGGCACCAATAAATTTCT TTTCTTCTAAGCCGTGCCCCCAACCATGGCAGGCAGAGTgtcagcaaagacacagaaataaCTATACTTCAGGATGGGATGACTGTCAGACTG GTTACCCAAGACTGGCCTCTCAAGAGCTTGCCTTTTACCATGCCTACAGTGGGGATTGGCGAAACCAATGTG ATTCACCTGGATGGGATTCCGGACGCACCAATGGCTTTGTGAATGGTTACCATGACAACCGCACAAACGGGGGCTTTGGAGGGCGTGGACCCCCTCGCAATGATAGAGGTGGGCGTGGTGCCTACCGTGGTAACAGGGGTGGAG GGTTTGGCAATTACGAAAACAAAGAAGGTGGCTGGGGAGGACCTCCCAGGGATGCGGCCTACAACAGCTTTGGGGGACGTTCTGATAGGTCCAAGTCTGCCTTCTTCAACGACCGTGGGGCAGGCTCAAGAGGAAG atACGAGCGTGGAGGTTTTGCTGGTGGAGGAAGTAGCCGCTGGGCAGAGGAGTCCAGAGATGATGACTGGTCCAAGCCCACTGCTCCCAATGAGCGTCTGGAACA TGAGCTTTTCTCTGGAAGCAACACCGGCATAAACTTTGAGAAATATGATGATATTCCCGTGGAAGCTACTGGAAGCAGTTGCCCACCCCACATTGAAAGC TTCCATGATGTGGACATGGGCGAGATTATCATGGGGAACATTAACCTTAGTCGCTACACTCGCCCCACCCCTGTCCAGAAGTATGCTATCCCAATCATCAAGTCCAAGAGAGACCTGATGGCCTGCGCCCAGACTG GCTCTGGTAAGACTGCTGCTTTCTTACTGCCAGTGTTGAGTCAGATCTACACGGAAGGGCCAGGAGACGCTCTGCAGGCTGCCAAGAACAGTGGACAG GAGAATGGAAGGTACGGACGCCGTAAACAGTACCCAATCTCCCTTGTCCTGGCTCCCACCAGAGAACTTGCATTGCAGATCTATGATGAGGCGAGAAAG TTTGCCTACCGCTCAAGGGTGCGTCCCTGCGTTGTGTACGGTGGTGCAGATATTGGCCAGCAGATCAGGGACTTGGAGAGAGGCTGTCACCTGCTGGTGGCCACACCTGGACGTCTGGTCGACATGATGGAGAGGGGCAAGATCGGGCTGGATTATTGCCA CTACTTGGTTGTGGATGAGGCTGATCGCATGTTGGACATGGGTTTTGAGCCACAGATCAGACGCATTGTGGAACAAGACACAATGCCACCAAAAGGCATCCGCCGGACTATGATGTTCAGTGCTACCTTTCCCAAAGAGATCCAG ATCCTGGCTCGTGACTTCCTGGAGGACTACATTTTCCTTGCCGTGGGGCGTGTTGGTTCCACTTCAGAAAACATTACCCAGAAGGTGGTCTGGGTAGAGGAGACAGACAAGAGGTCCTTCCTCCTTGATTTGCTCAATGCCACCG TTATTCCCAGTGAGGTTCAGGAAAATGTGACAGAAGCCCCAGAGAAAACGG GTAAAGACTCCCTGACTCTGGTGTTTGTGGAAACGAAGAAAGGAGCCGATGCACTGGAGGACTTCCTTTACCGAGAGGGTTATGCATGCACCAGCATCCATGGAGATCGATcccagagagacagagaggaggcTCTGCATCAGTTCCGGTCTGGACGCTGCCCCATCCTGGTGGCTacagct GTGGCTGCTAGAGGTCTGGACATCAGCAATGTGAAGCACGTTATCAACTTTGATTTGCCCAGTGACATTGAAGAATACGTTCACCGTATTGGCCGTACGGGACGTGTGGGCAACCTCG GTCTGGCCACGTCGTTCTTTAACGacaaaaacagcaacataaCCAAAGATTTGCTGGACATTCTGGTTGAGGCCAAGCAGGAGGTTCCCTCCTGGCTTGAGAGCCTGGCCTATGAGCACCAGCACAAGAGCAACAATAGAGGTCGCTCTAAGAG GTTCTCTGGTGGTTTCGGAGCTAGAGATTACCGTCAGACGTCTGGCTCTGGAAGTTTCAGTAACAACCGTTCAGGGCGCAGCGCTGGAGGCCATGGAGGAAACCGTGGCTTCGGTGGAG GTGGATTTGGTGGCAACTTCTACGGCAGCGACAGCTACGGAGGAAATTACAGCCACTCGGGTAGCGTGGATTGGTGGGGAAACTAG
- the ddx3xa gene encoding DEAD-box helicase 3 X-linked a isoform X5: MSHVVVDNPHGLDQQLAALDLNSADGQGGGTGRRYIPPHLRNKDAPKNAGNSYSAGRQCGYSVAPINFFSSKPCPQPWQAECQQRHRNNYTSGWDDCQTGYPRLASQELAFYHAYSGDWRNQCDSPGWDSGRTNGFVNGYHDNRTNGGFGGRGPPRNDRGFGNYENKEGGWGGPPRDAAYNSFGGRSDRSKSAFFNDRGAGSRGRYERGGFAGGGSSRWAEESRDDDWSKPTAPNERLEHELFSGSNTGINFEKYDDIPVEATGSSCPPHIESFHDVDMGEIIMGNINLSRYTRPTPVQKYAIPIIKSKRDLMACAQTGSGKTAAFLLPVLSQIYTEGPGDALQAAKNSGQENGRYGRRKQYPISLVLAPTRELALQIYDEARKFAYRSRVRPCVVYGGADIGQQIRDLERGCHLLVATPGRLVDMMERGKIGLDYCHYLVVDEADRMLDMGFEPQIRRIVEQDTMPPKGIRRTMMFSATFPKEIQILARDFLEDYIFLAVGRVGSTSENITQKVVWVEETDKRSFLLDLLNATVIPSEVQENVTEAPEKTGKDSLTLVFVETKKGADALEDFLYREGYACTSIHGDRSQRDREEALHQFRSGRCPILVATAVAARGLDISNVKHVINFDLPSDIEEYVHRIGRTGRVGNLGLATSFFNDKNSNITKDLLDILVEAKQEVPSWLESLAYEHQHKSNNRGRSKRFSGGFGARDYRQTSGSGSFSNNRSGRSAGGHGGNRGFGGGGFGGNFYGSDSYGGNYSHSGSVDWWGN, translated from the exons ATGAGTCATGTGGTCGTTGATAATCCACACGGTCTAGATCAGCAG CTTGCTGCCCTAGACTTGAACTCGGCTGACGGACAAGGTGGAGGAACTGGCA GACGTTACATTCCACCTCACTTGAGGAACAAAGATGCTCCCAAAAACG CAGGAAATTCTTATTCCGCTGGTAGACAGTGCGGTTATTCAGTGGCACCAATAAATTTCT TTTCTTCTAAGCCGTGCCCCCAACCATGGCAGGCAGAGTgtcagcaaagacacagaaataaCTATACTTCAGGATGGGATGACTGTCAGACTG GTTACCCAAGACTGGCCTCTCAAGAGCTTGCCTTTTACCATGCCTACAGTGGGGATTGGCGAAACCAATGTG ATTCACCTGGATGGGATTCCGGACGCACCAATGGCTTTGTGAATGGTTACCATGACAACCGCACAAACGGGGGCTTTGGAGGGCGTGGACCCCCTCGCAATGATAGAG GGTTTGGCAATTACGAAAACAAAGAAGGTGGCTGGGGAGGACCTCCCAGGGATGCGGCCTACAACAGCTTTGGGGGACGTTCTGATAGGTCCAAGTCTGCCTTCTTCAACGACCGTGGGGCAGGCTCAAGAGGAAG atACGAGCGTGGAGGTTTTGCTGGTGGAGGAAGTAGCCGCTGGGCAGAGGAGTCCAGAGATGATGACTGGTCCAAGCCCACTGCTCCCAATGAGCGTCTGGAACA TGAGCTTTTCTCTGGAAGCAACACCGGCATAAACTTTGAGAAATATGATGATATTCCCGTGGAAGCTACTGGAAGCAGTTGCCCACCCCACATTGAAAGC TTCCATGATGTGGACATGGGCGAGATTATCATGGGGAACATTAACCTTAGTCGCTACACTCGCCCCACCCCTGTCCAGAAGTATGCTATCCCAATCATCAAGTCCAAGAGAGACCTGATGGCCTGCGCCCAGACTG GCTCTGGTAAGACTGCTGCTTTCTTACTGCCAGTGTTGAGTCAGATCTACACGGAAGGGCCAGGAGACGCTCTGCAGGCTGCCAAGAACAGTGGACAG GAGAATGGAAGGTACGGACGCCGTAAACAGTACCCAATCTCCCTTGTCCTGGCTCCCACCAGAGAACTTGCATTGCAGATCTATGATGAGGCGAGAAAG TTTGCCTACCGCTCAAGGGTGCGTCCCTGCGTTGTGTACGGTGGTGCAGATATTGGCCAGCAGATCAGGGACTTGGAGAGAGGCTGTCACCTGCTGGTGGCCACACCTGGACGTCTGGTCGACATGATGGAGAGGGGCAAGATCGGGCTGGATTATTGCCA CTACTTGGTTGTGGATGAGGCTGATCGCATGTTGGACATGGGTTTTGAGCCACAGATCAGACGCATTGTGGAACAAGACACAATGCCACCAAAAGGCATCCGCCGGACTATGATGTTCAGTGCTACCTTTCCCAAAGAGATCCAG ATCCTGGCTCGTGACTTCCTGGAGGACTACATTTTCCTTGCCGTGGGGCGTGTTGGTTCCACTTCAGAAAACATTACCCAGAAGGTGGTCTGGGTAGAGGAGACAGACAAGAGGTCCTTCCTCCTTGATTTGCTCAATGCCACCG TTATTCCCAGTGAGGTTCAGGAAAATGTGACAGAAGCCCCAGAGAAAACGG GTAAAGACTCCCTGACTCTGGTGTTTGTGGAAACGAAGAAAGGAGCCGATGCACTGGAGGACTTCCTTTACCGAGAGGGTTATGCATGCACCAGCATCCATGGAGATCGATcccagagagacagagaggaggcTCTGCATCAGTTCCGGTCTGGACGCTGCCCCATCCTGGTGGCTacagct GTGGCTGCTAGAGGTCTGGACATCAGCAATGTGAAGCACGTTATCAACTTTGATTTGCCCAGTGACATTGAAGAATACGTTCACCGTATTGGCCGTACGGGACGTGTGGGCAACCTCG GTCTGGCCACGTCGTTCTTTAACGacaaaaacagcaacataaCCAAAGATTTGCTGGACATTCTGGTTGAGGCCAAGCAGGAGGTTCCCTCCTGGCTTGAGAGCCTGGCCTATGAGCACCAGCACAAGAGCAACAATAGAGGTCGCTCTAAGAG GTTCTCTGGTGGTTTCGGAGCTAGAGATTACCGTCAGACGTCTGGCTCTGGAAGTTTCAGTAACAACCGTTCAGGGCGCAGCGCTGGAGGCCATGGAGGAAACCGTGGCTTCGGTGGAG GTGGATTTGGTGGCAACTTCTACGGCAGCGACAGCTACGGAGGAAATTACAGCCACTCGGGTAGCGTGGATTGGTGGGGAAACTAG